The genomic region ATGAATGACTGAACAAACAAGCTTATCTTCTTAAAGAACgaacaaaaacaagaacaagaacaagaaaatCCATTTGTTAAGTGTTTGTGTTGGTTTATAATATGTACATATAATGGCCTGGTTGCATGATCATTAAAATAGTGTAACTGATTAACTGCGAGTTAGTAACATTTTTTACATCTATCAGGGGTGTTGGAAAATGGACTTTGAAATTCATGAAAGATTTCTTTATTGATGCAGCTGCTGAAAATGAAGAGATGATACAAATGGGTAATTCCTCTGTGGATTTTATTATATGTTTAGTTATCTTGCACAATAGTTATCCATTTCTTTCAGTATTTTCAATCTGTATTTGTTTATAACATTTTAGGTGAGAAAAATAAGAGAAGCAAGCCGTATATGCCTCAAAAGAACTCTGTAGCGTATGCTTTATTGATCACCCTCTACAGGTAAACatgacattttttttatttttttgtgtaaCCTTGGTTTATTCAGAACTTCAATGTATATGGGAATATTGTTGTATGTTAGAGGAACTGCCAATGAAACTGAGTTTATGCGTAAACAAGAGCTAATTGATGCTGCTGAAGCAAGTGGGCTGTCTCGCTCACCTATAATGTATGTGTTGATCCTTTTAGACTTGGTTTACCTGAAGTAAATAGTGGTGTATTTATTACTTTCCTGATCTTGTTTGTTTGCTTTCAGGCCTGAATTAGGAAAAGGGAAAGCAGGTCAGTTTGGAGTTAACTCGGCTAGGGATTGGTATAGCGGATGGAGTTGCATGAAAACATTGATAGACAAAGGGCTGGCTGTAAAATCTAGCTGCCCTGCAAAGTAATTGCATTTTCTCTTATGCTTTATGTTTTCTATAGTGGAAAGTTTTGACCTTTTTAGTTATAAATGGGTTGAATCGGAATGTGTGTTATCTTTAATTGGTTGGAAGTGTACTAAAGGCATGAAACTTTTAAATTTATTCTTTGATGCAGTAGTTTAGTATCGAAATAATACTAAGTGTGTAACCTTACTACCTTAGTCATCACACTGTATTTTAATAAATTTGAAAATTTGGGTGTAAGTGGTTCAATTCAcccaaaatatcatgtttacacaagtaCTATGGTGTCTGTTTTGACATCACTCCGTCCCCCTTTGTTTTATTTTCACACGGAGAGAGCATGTTTGCCTTGGATTTTTTTATCATATCAAATTTAATACAGATATTGAATTTTTTTCAATATCAAGTTTATTTATCGGCACTAGTTACTAGTAGTATTAGTTTTGAATTGTTTTCATATCAGGTACATGCTGACGGAGCAAGGAAAAGAAGCTGCTCGTGTTTGTCTATCAAGATCTGGTTTGCCTTATTCTACAGAGGGTGTTGGTACTATTACCACAACCGTGGATATAAACCAGAACAACATTAAAGATTCAGTGAACACTCATGCTATGGTGATTAAAGATGTGCCACCTAAGCATGTTCCGTCAAAACGACAGAAAAAATCAGTTGATATTCCTCCTGAGACTCTTGATAAGGTATACTATATAGTGTAGCTGATAATATCCACCATTTGTCTATAAAGGGTTCGATACGGGTTATGCATTTATTTTTACTATTGAAAAAGTTTTAAAGGACATCAGTCGAATGGGTTAATAGTCGCCTAAAGTGTTTTGTAATTCACAAAACATCCTATTCTATTTTATCCTATTATAAAAATTAGTTATCTTTTAAAAAAATGAAGTAATATCTGAACTGAAGTAGAGTTTTGGGTCAAGTGAACCACCGTTTTGACCATTTACCCAACACACTCATTTTGCAACCTTGATCGTCTACTATTAAGGTTCCTCTTTCTATGCAACCCTGAATGTTGTAACCCCTTCTCTTTGATTGCTCATTCTGGTTCTATTGTAGTTTAACATTTACAAAATATATTGGCCTGCACTTTATTTTTTGCAGCTTGTGCGCATGGGTTATGCCAAAGAACAAGTTATTCGGGCTTTTGCTGAGGTTAAAGAAACGTCACCGGATGAGGAAGTTTCTTCACTTTGGCTCTCTGTTTTATGTCGTCTTAGGGAAGTTGTGGTTTACAATTCGCCTTTGAAGTCTCAGAATGTTCCCGAAGTCAAACATCATGCATCAAGTTCTTTTACACTTAAAAACGATGGTAATAATATACATGTATGGAAATTATAAACGTATACCTTTTAAAACCATGACTCCTTAACTTGTTGGTACTCCTTTAATATGCAGCAGAAGTTTCTTTTAGACATGAAATGACGACTTTAGCTTCCGAACGGGTATCCGAAATTCCAAGTTCATCACTGAGAGCTTGTTCATCGAGTGTGAGTTTTCAGACCAAACATACTATTATTTACACTTAAAAGAACAATTACtttcttcttttcctttttataACAATATAGTTTTATATGCTCTTCCTCAATTAGCAATATTTAACCAGATAATCTGAATTATATGCCATGTGTGCTATTATATAAAACTTAAGGTATTTTATATACATGGGTTCCTTTGTTTATTGCTATAAAATCTAATGCAGAATATTTTCTTTTGGTTATTATCCTGCACGTGGATGGTAACGTAACATAAATACGGGTTACTGGTGCCACATTGTCAAGTTCAAATGTTCAATTTATAAAGTTACTGCTATTATGAGTAAATTCTATATAAGGGAGAAAGGGATGTACAGCATTGTTTTTGGAAGTTTGATTAGCTTGTTCCTATTTTATGCATTGATCACTTCAATTTATTTGCCATTCATTGTATGTAAAAAAATAATCCAGtcttcatttttgtttttatactcgtGCATGGTGTTGTAGGATCACAATAAACGTAAGCGAGGTAGGAATGATATAGAAGGTAAATCGAATGTTTGTTCAATGCCACCTTTGACACTTGGAGACCAATTCGAGGATACGTATGAAGTTGTTCTAGTATTGGATGATCGGGAGAGATTTACCAAGGCGTAAGTATTTTCGGAGTTTCTGCTAAAAAAAACTTTAGGGTTGAAATCCAACTAACacgagttttttatttatttatttatttttttgtcatTAATGCAATTCATGAATAATCGTGCACAATAGTGTTGAATCATAACTGATCTAGTATTATACGCTTTTTGATTTGCAGGTCCAAGTCTAGAAAACTTCTTGAGCACGTTCAACTCCATTTTAAAATACCAATAGAGGTGAACTTATACTTTaatgtaaaatttttttttttttgaacggcgatttttttggcatcagtagatcatttctttcaacgaccctcatcatttgcacgtaacacacacgttcgggcggaaacccgaacccgatcgacggtacccgggaacacatccattcgggcagtggttccgggtaggggtccgtgaacgaatccggtaaaacctccctataggatcaatatataccaccattattggtgttcaattggtttaaagaaaatcatgtcatccctaaggatcgaacccatgacctctccctatcccatgacacaaagtacatggggagagaaccgttgggctatgcccgcaagttctaCTTTAATGTAAATTGATGAACCAAAATCTAGAAATCAGATATCTTCAAGCAGATGGACACTGACCAAGTCTACAGACACACTCATCTGTTGTGACTCGAGGTGGCAAAATAGGCGGGTTGGGTAACAGGTCAAAACAAAACACTTTTTGTCCATGTTTTTTCTGCTATATAATGTCCCATCTGTTGCTTCACATTTACTCCATATCTGTTTTCCCATATTTGCACTTTTTGAATAATTTTTTTAGTAAGTTTCATATGAAAACGAACTTTGGTCGACTAAGAACATCCTCGACCCATTTGACCTATTTTTGCTTGTGATTGTCATATTTGGCCAGTGTGGTTTTTTCTTTTAGGATATAATCATGACCCGTACGGCCGTACCTGATATGACTCTTTCATAGGCAAATGGATTAGAATTGCCGTCTCTAATTGCAACTGTCTTTCTCTTCCTTTTTAACCTTATTTATTAAGATCAAGATAAGACATCAAAATCAATATTTTAAAAATCTTTGTAGGTGCGACGGTTAC from Rutidosis leptorrhynchoides isolate AG116_Rl617_1_P2 chromosome 9, CSIRO_AGI_Rlap_v1, whole genome shotgun sequence harbors:
- the LOC139866412 gene encoding crossover junction endonuclease MUS81 isoform X1, yielding MDKVVCPENADLVAFMLSKQTDMTEYNAKMISKACLNVCRSKSPIKTLKDFSNVKGVGKWTLKFMKDFFIDAAAENEEMIQMGEKNKRSKPYMPQKNSVAYALLITLYRGTANETEFMRKQELIDAAEASGLSRSPIMPELGKGKAGQFGVNSARDWYSGWSCMKTLIDKGLAVKSSCPAKYMLTEQGKEAARVCLSRSGLPYSTEGVGTITTTVDINQNNIKDSVNTHAMVIKDVPPKHVPSKRQKKSVDIPPETLDKLVRMGYAKEQVIRAFAEVKETSPDEEVSSLWLSVLCRLREVVVYNSPLKSQNVPEVKHHASSSFTLKNDAEVSFRHEMTTLASERVSEIPSSSLRACSSSDHNKRKRGRNDIEGKSNVCSMPPLTLGDQFEDTYEVVLVLDDRERFTKASKSRKLLEHVQLHFKIPIEVRRLPVGDAIWIARHKHLGSEYVLDFIVERKNVDDLRSSIRDNRYREQKVRILRSGLKRLIYVVEGDPNACDSAESIKTACMTTEILEGFDVQRTSGLGDTLRRYGHLTQSITKYYTSLCNEAERQDLSVCPPFDHFIERCQELDKMTVSDVFATQLLQVPQVTEDVAIAVLDLYPTVLLLARAYSHLDGDTCAQEELLKKESNNEISGVASRNIFQFIWGG
- the LOC139866412 gene encoding crossover junction endonuclease MUS81 isoform X2; the protein is MDKVVCPENADLVAFMLSKQTDMTEYNAKMISKACLNVCRSKSPIKTLKDFSNVKGVGKWTLKFMKDFFIDAAAENEEMIQMGEKNKRSKPYMPQKNSVAYALLITLYRGTANETEFMRKQELIDAAEASGLSRSPIMPELGKGKAGQFGVNSARDWYSGWSCMKTLIDKGLAVKSSCPAKYMLTEQGKEAARVCLSRSGLPYSTEGVGTITTTVDINQNNIKDSVNTHAMVIKDVPPKHVPSKRQKKSVDIPPETLDKLVRMGYAKEQVIRAFAEVKETSPDEEVSSLWLSVLCRLREVVVYNSPLKSQNVPEVKHHASSSFTLKNDEVSFRHEMTTLASERVSEIPSSSLRACSSSDHNKRKRGRNDIEGKSNVCSMPPLTLGDQFEDTYEVVLVLDDRERFTKASKSRKLLEHVQLHFKIPIEVRRLPVGDAIWIARHKHLGSEYVLDFIVERKNVDDLRSSIRDNRYREQKVRILRSGLKRLIYVVEGDPNACDSAESIKTACMTTEILEGFDVQRTSGLGDTLRRYGHLTQSITKYYTSLCNEAERQDLSVCPPFDHFIERCQELDKMTVSDVFATQLLQVPQVTEDVAIAVLDLYPTVLLLARAYSHLDGDTCAQEELLKKESNNEISGVASRNIFQFIWGG